Proteins from one Natrinema salinisoli genomic window:
- a CDS encoding 3-hydroxyacyl-CoA dehydrogenase family protein, whose amino-acid sequence MDDQPSEDREAAPRPAIIGAGTMGRNIAVASAVGGQPITLFDVDEDALADAENEIRSTVGTVIDRGVGDTTDVSAVRDRVTYATELPAAVGDAPLTIEAVTEDREVKAAVYEEIEREAPTTATIATNTSSLSITELASSLSHPERFCGMHWFHPAHIVPVVEVVYGDRTTDETVDTATAFLESIGKDPVVVERDIPGFIANRIQSAMAREAWALLESGVASAEDIDRAVKGTFGFRLPTLGVLEKGDHSGLDIHHKVLTELLEEIDRQREPASVLSELVEEGRHGVKTDRGVYDWSDADIERVTAERDQRLLDQLEVYRAARGPPEVPDESEPDP is encoded by the coding sequence ATGGACGATCAGCCGTCGGAGGATCGGGAGGCAGCGCCCCGTCCCGCGATCATCGGTGCCGGAACGATGGGACGGAACATCGCCGTGGCCAGCGCGGTCGGCGGCCAGCCCATCACGCTGTTCGACGTCGACGAGGACGCGCTGGCGGACGCGGAGAACGAGATCCGATCGACCGTCGGGACAGTCATCGACCGCGGCGTGGGGGACACGACTGACGTCTCGGCCGTCCGCGATCGCGTCACGTACGCGACCGAGCTGCCGGCGGCCGTCGGAGACGCGCCCCTGACCATCGAAGCGGTGACCGAAGACCGCGAGGTGAAAGCGGCCGTCTACGAGGAGATCGAACGCGAGGCACCGACGACCGCGACCATCGCGACGAACACGTCGTCGCTGTCGATCACCGAACTCGCGTCCTCCCTTTCCCACCCCGAACGCTTCTGCGGGATGCACTGGTTCCACCCCGCTCACATCGTCCCCGTCGTCGAGGTCGTCTACGGCGACCGAACGACCGACGAGACGGTCGACACCGCCACGGCGTTCCTCGAGTCCATCGGCAAGGATCCGGTCGTCGTCGAACGGGATATCCCGGGGTTCATCGCCAATCGAATCCAGTCGGCGATGGCTCGCGAGGCGTGGGCCCTCCTCGAGTCGGGCGTCGCCAGCGCCGAGGACATCGACCGCGCGGTCAAGGGGACGTTCGGCTTTCGGCTGCCGACGCTGGGCGTGCTCGAGAAGGGCGACCATTCCGGACTCGACATCCATCACAAGGTGCTCACGGAACTGCTCGAGGAGATCGATCGGCAACGAGAACCGGCGTCCGTCCTCTCCGAACTCGTGGAAGAGGGTCGACACGGCGTGAAAACCGACCGGGGCGTCTACGATTGGTCGGACGCCGATATCGAACGGGTGACGGCCGAACGTGACCAGCGACTCCTCGATCAACTCGAGGTGTACCGGGCCGCACGCGGTCCGCCCGAGGTCCCCGACGAGTCGGAACCGGATCCGTGA
- a CDS encoding 3-keto-5-aminohexanoate cleavage protein yields the protein MSYQNYLEGGKLILTVPTTGGVQGKEANPNLPEQPDEIAEAARECEKLGAAIVHLHGRDEHGERDAGRLQEINAAVRERCDDIIIQNTTGGTGIPLEQRAAGIRTDPLPEMASLDMGPMNRYQHITSENTRHMIDTLAAEMQEKGIKPEMEVFNNGHMNEVHRLIDEGLLEEPYYINIIFGPGTLTPPTPENMVNMVNNLPENSIFNVLAIGPHQLPLTTMGIVMGGHVRIGMEDNLYYRRGEPAESNAQLVERTVRIADELDRELATPAEARELLGIPTR from the coding sequence ATGAGTTACCAGAATTACCTCGAGGGCGGGAAGCTGATCCTGACCGTCCCGACGACGGGCGGCGTGCAGGGGAAGGAAGCGAACCCGAACCTGCCGGAACAGCCCGACGAGATCGCCGAGGCGGCCCGGGAGTGCGAGAAACTCGGCGCGGCGATCGTTCACCTGCACGGCCGGGACGAACACGGCGAGCGCGACGCGGGTCGCCTCCAGGAGATCAACGCTGCCGTTCGCGAGCGCTGCGACGATATCATCATCCAGAACACGACCGGCGGGACGGGGATCCCGCTCGAGCAGCGAGCCGCGGGGATCCGAACTGATCCGCTCCCGGAGATGGCGTCGCTCGACATGGGGCCGATGAACCGGTATCAGCACATCACCTCGGAGAACACGCGCCACATGATCGACACGCTGGCCGCGGAGATGCAGGAGAAGGGGATCAAACCGGAGATGGAGGTGTTCAACAACGGTCACATGAACGAGGTTCACCGCCTCATCGACGAGGGGCTGCTCGAGGAGCCGTACTACATCAACATCATCTTCGGACCGGGGACGCTGACGCCGCCGACGCCGGAGAACATGGTCAACATGGTGAACAACCTCCCGGAGAACTCGATCTTCAATGTGCTGGCGATCGGCCCGCACCAGCTCCCGCTGACGACGATGGGGATCGTGATGGGCGGTCACGTTCGCATCGGCATGGAGGACAACCTCTACTACCGCCGCGGCGAACCCGCTGAGAGCAACGCCCAGCTCGTCGAGCGAACGGTTCGCATCGCCGACGAACTCGATCGAGAGCTCGCGACGCCCGCGGAGGCGCGCGAATTGCTCGGGATTCCGACCCGGTGA
- a CDS encoding FAD-binding oxidoreductase, giving the protein MQRDPDSSYDCAFLDDAVTDGRVAHGTSVREQYASDESPHTGRVPDAVVWPASTDEVAAVLEAANDRGVPVTPRSGGSGLEGNAIPSAGGIVLSTAEIGGIEVSPEDMQATVGAGVVYDDLNERLASHGLRFAPGISSGDVATIGGMVATNASGFNAVRYGETRDHVRRLEVVTADGRVVDCGRDVVKTSAGYSLKDLFVGSEGTLGVVTEVTLGLVGIPEYRRAALVTFPSRVDASGAVADAIGSALVPGAIEFIDTTAIKMLNAYHDDVSFEERPTLIIELHANNSGIEEDLAFAKAICEDHGMLSWEAAGEENLDDIWQARRDKYPATQSYREGWEVALVGDVVVPISRYPDIVEEVSRVSEELDLLTSCVGHAGDGNLHFTSLVDPDNEEMVERAHELNERVVRKAIALGGTSTGEHGVGIGKRQFMDEEHGQAIDLMRSVKETFDPNGILNPGKVLPDA; this is encoded by the coding sequence ATGCAACGGGATCCCGACTCGAGCTACGACTGCGCGTTCCTCGACGATGCGGTCACTGACGGACGCGTCGCACACGGAACGAGCGTTCGCGAACAGTACGCGTCCGACGAGAGCCCGCACACCGGACGAGTACCGGACGCCGTCGTCTGGCCGGCGTCGACCGACGAGGTCGCGGCCGTCCTCGAAGCGGCGAACGACCGCGGAGTGCCGGTTACGCCGCGATCGGGCGGTTCCGGTCTCGAGGGCAACGCCATTCCCTCGGCCGGCGGCATCGTCCTCAGTACGGCTGAGATCGGAGGGATCGAGGTGTCGCCGGAGGACATGCAGGCGACCGTCGGCGCGGGCGTCGTCTACGACGATCTGAACGAGCGGCTGGCGTCCCACGGGCTGCGGTTCGCGCCCGGTATCTCGAGCGGCGACGTGGCGACGATCGGCGGGATGGTCGCGACGAACGCGAGCGGCTTCAACGCGGTCCGCTACGGCGAGACGCGCGACCACGTCCGTCGGCTCGAGGTAGTCACCGCCGACGGACGCGTCGTCGACTGCGGGAGAGACGTCGTCAAAACGTCCGCGGGCTACAGTCTGAAGGACCTCTTCGTGGGGAGCGAGGGGACGCTCGGCGTCGTCACCGAGGTGACGCTCGGACTCGTCGGGATTCCCGAGTATCGGCGGGCGGCGCTGGTGACGTTTCCCTCGCGCGTCGACGCGTCCGGCGCCGTCGCGGACGCGATCGGCTCGGCGCTGGTCCCCGGTGCGATCGAGTTCATCGACACCACGGCGATCAAGATGCTGAACGCGTACCACGACGACGTTTCCTTCGAGGAGCGACCGACGCTGATCATCGAGTTGCACGCGAACAACAGCGGGATCGAGGAGGACCTCGCGTTCGCGAAAGCGATCTGCGAAGATCACGGGATGCTCTCGTGGGAGGCGGCCGGCGAGGAGAACCTGGACGATATCTGGCAGGCTCGCCGCGACAAGTACCCGGCGACGCAAAGCTATCGAGAGGGGTGGGAGGTCGCGCTGGTCGGTGACGTCGTCGTGCCGATCTCGCGCTACCCCGACATCGTCGAGGAGGTCTCGCGGGTCAGCGAGGAACTGGACCTGCTGACGTCCTGCGTCGGTCACGCCGGGGACGGGAACCTCCACTTCACGTCGCTCGTCGATCCCGACAACGAGGAGATGGTCGAACGGGCACACGAGTTGAACGAGCGCGTCGTCCGGAAGGCGATCGCGCTCGGCGGCACCTCGACCGGCGAACACGGCGTCGGCATCGGGAAGCGACAGTTCATGGACGAGGAACACGGCCAGGCGATCGACCTCATGCGATCGGTCAAGGAGACGTTCGATCCGAACGGAATCCTGAATCCCGGGAAGGTGCTCCCCGACGCGTAG
- a CDS encoding mandelate racemase/muconate lactonizing enzyme family protein — translation MYSDFAARLASSIWPDFGDTPARSTETPEITGLSTVVVDGNFPWTIVRLETDAGVTGIGEAYPSPGVHEVITDYFEPVLVGENPLDVERLYHLMRESLSGRGSQQGIGTIAISGIELALWDAAGKVLEQPVYQLLGGKTREEVRMYADCHAGEGMVESALNDQPDETYEADAYARAARAAVDDGYEIVKFDLDVPSGRDIDTLARHFDRPEIEHKRGLVEAVTDEVGDEAEVAVDLHWNFSVEATEKLCKALEPYDLAWIEDPLPPENADALATLNRSVEQPLLTGENRYGRHGFRDLVEEEAVSFVAPDIPKTGGIAETKKIAELADTYYLTMSPHNIGSPVATMAGVHVGATVPNFLALEFHARDVPWWDDLVARDEPLIQDGYIEVPDEPGLGIELDWDVVEEHRKE, via the coding sequence ATGTATTCCGACTTCGCGGCGCGGTTAGCGTCCAGCATCTGGCCCGACTTCGGCGACACGCCGGCTCGTTCGACGGAGACGCCCGAGATCACCGGCCTGTCGACGGTCGTCGTCGACGGCAACTTCCCGTGGACGATCGTTCGCCTCGAGACGGACGCCGGCGTGACGGGAATCGGCGAAGCCTACCCCTCGCCGGGCGTCCACGAGGTGATCACGGACTACTTCGAGCCCGTCCTCGTCGGCGAGAACCCGCTCGACGTCGAGCGGCTGTATCACCTCATGCGGGAGAGTCTCTCGGGACGGGGCTCCCAGCAGGGAATCGGGACGATCGCGATCAGCGGCATCGAACTCGCGCTCTGGGACGCCGCCGGCAAGGTCCTCGAGCAGCCAGTCTACCAGCTCCTCGGCGGCAAGACCCGCGAAGAGGTCCGAATGTACGCGGACTGCCACGCGGGTGAGGGGATGGTCGAATCGGCGCTCAACGACCAGCCCGACGAGACCTACGAGGCCGACGCCTACGCTCGCGCCGCTCGAGCGGCGGTCGACGACGGCTACGAGATCGTCAAGTTCGACCTCGACGTGCCGTCGGGCCGAGATATCGACACGCTCGCGCGCCACTTCGACCGCCCGGAGATCGAGCACAAGCGCGGACTGGTCGAGGCCGTGACCGACGAAGTCGGGGACGAGGCGGAGGTCGCGGTCGACCTCCACTGGAACTTCAGCGTGGAGGCGACCGAAAAGCTGTGCAAGGCGCTCGAGCCATACGATCTCGCGTGGATCGAGGATCCGCTCCCGCCGGAGAACGCGGACGCGCTGGCGACGCTCAACCGGAGCGTCGAGCAGCCGCTGCTCACCGGAGAGAACCGGTACGGCCGCCACGGCTTCCGCGATCTCGTCGAAGAGGAAGCCGTCTCGTTCGTCGCACCCGACATCCCGAAGACCGGCGGCATCGCGGAGACCAAGAAAATCGCCGAGCTGGCGGACACCTACTACCTGACGATGAGCCCGCACAACATCGGGAGCCCCGTGGCGACGATGGCCGGGGTCCACGTCGGCGCGACGGTCCCGAACTTCCTCGCGCTCGAGTTCCACGCTCGCGACGTGCCGTGGTGGGACGACCTCGTCGCTCGCGACGAACCGCTCATCCAGGACGGGTATATCGAGGTTCCGGACGAGCCGGGACTCGGGATCGAACTCGACTGGGACGTCGTCGAGGAACATCGGAAGGAGTAG
- a CDS encoding CoA-acylating methylmalonate-semialdehyde dehydrogenase, with protein MVELASIGQSKTVRNYVNGDWKDASGDEELTSVNPATGEELATVPFSSAADVDEIVRTGNEAFEEWSARPVEERIQPLFRLKTLLEDHQEELAELLVEDHGKTLAEARGELRRGIENVEVACGIPSMMQSGSLLNAAPEIDESAVRKPLGVFTAITPFNFPGMIPLWFLPYAVATGNSFILKPSEQNPLVAQRLFELIGEAGFPDGVLQLVNGGPDTVNALLDHDGVEGASFVGSTPIAKLVYERAAKNGKRVQAQGGAKNHIIVTETADLEFAAEKTVSSATACGGERCLANDIVLVEESVYDEFTDLVVEEAAAQVVGYGLEEETDIGALISPEHEQTVRNYIQTGIEEGAELLLDGRDVTVDGYEDGNFLGPTVFGDVTSDMVISQEEIFGPVLGLASVADADEAIDRMNESQFGNAASLFTGSGADARKFRHEGEIGNLGVNVGTSAPMAFFHFGGWKESFFGDLHAQGEDMIHFYTDKAVYIERWPDA; from the coding sequence ATGGTAGAATTAGCGTCGATCGGGCAGAGCAAGACTGTACGCAACTACGTGAACGGCGACTGGAAAGACGCCTCGGGCGACGAGGAACTGACCAGCGTCAACCCGGCGACGGGCGAGGAACTGGCGACGGTCCCGTTCAGTTCCGCCGCGGACGTCGACGAAATCGTCCGAACCGGCAACGAAGCGTTCGAGGAGTGGTCGGCGCGTCCCGTCGAAGAACGGATCCAGCCGCTGTTCCGGCTGAAGACGCTCCTCGAGGACCACCAGGAGGAGCTCGCGGAACTCCTCGTCGAGGATCACGGCAAGACACTCGCGGAGGCCCGCGGCGAACTGCGCCGCGGGATCGAGAACGTGGAAGTCGCCTGCGGCATCCCGTCGATGATGCAGAGCGGCTCGCTGCTGAACGCCGCTCCCGAGATCGACGAGAGCGCGGTTCGAAAGCCCCTCGGCGTCTTCACCGCGATCACGCCGTTCAACTTCCCGGGGATGATCCCGCTGTGGTTCCTCCCCTACGCGGTCGCGACCGGGAACAGCTTCATCCTCAAACCGAGCGAGCAGAATCCGCTCGTCGCCCAGCGCTTGTTCGAACTCATCGGCGAGGCGGGGTTCCCCGACGGCGTTCTCCAGCTCGTCAACGGTGGTCCCGACACCGTCAACGCCTTGCTCGACCACGACGGCGTCGAGGGAGCGTCCTTCGTCGGCAGCACGCCGATCGCGAAGCTCGTCTACGAGCGGGCGGCGAAAAACGGCAAGCGCGTCCAGGCACAGGGCGGGGCGAAGAACCACATCATCGTCACGGAGACCGCAGACCTCGAGTTCGCCGCCGAGAAGACGGTGTCGTCGGCGACCGCCTGCGGGGGCGAACGGTGTCTCGCCAACGATATCGTCCTCGTCGAGGAGTCGGTGTACGACGAGTTCACCGACCTCGTCGTCGAGGAAGCCGCCGCGCAGGTCGTCGGATACGGCCTCGAGGAGGAGACCGACATCGGGGCGCTCATCAGCCCCGAACACGAGCAGACGGTTCGAAACTACATCCAGACCGGCATCGAGGAGGGGGCTGAACTCCTGCTCGACGGCCGCGACGTCACCGTTGACGGCTACGAGGACGGCAACTTCCTCGGACCGACGGTCTTCGGCGACGTCACGTCGGACATGGTCATCTCCCAGGAGGAGATCTTCGGGCCGGTGCTCGGTCTCGCGTCGGTCGCGGACGCCGACGAGGCGATCGACCGAATGAACGAGAGCCAGTTCGGCAACGCCGCGAGCCTGTTCACCGGCAGCGGCGCGGACGCGCGGAAGTTCCGACACGAGGGCGAGATCGGCAACCTCGGCGTCAACGTCGGCACCTCCGCGCCGATGGCGTTTTTCCACTTCGGCGGCTGGAAGGAGTCGTTCTTCGGCGACCTCCACGCGCAGGGCGAGGACATGATCCACTTCTACACGGACAAGGCCGTCTACATCGAGCGCTGGCCCGACGCCTGA
- a CDS encoding aspartate aminotransferase family protein — protein sequence MAEKTPVSDDRTEVERLDKEYVFGTWSFQSEVDPTEVVGGEGVRFTDGSGNEFIDFSGQLMCSNLGHSADAVADAIAEQAREGAYFAPGFATEARARLGEKLADVTPGNLSKTFFSTSGTEAVEAAIKIARMYTGKQKIVSRYRSYHGATAGSISVTGDPRRLMAEPGVPGAIKAPDPYAYGSTLEPMESLEYIDEMLMLEGDTVAAIVVEPIVGSNGILVPPEEYLPRLKEIAHEHGALLICDEVMAGFGRTGEWFGCDVFDVTPDIMTMAKGLSGAYAPLGATIVTDEIADHFEDEMFCHGHTYSGHPVACAAGLAAIETYEEENLIEHASEVGDYLGDRLEELAENHPSVGDTRGVGLFRGIELTKDPDERVPFGEREDKISTGSTVVDEVAAAAGEEGVYVANMINTLIIAPPLPITESDIDEAVAALDSALEVSDAAMDR from the coding sequence ATGGCAGAGAAGACACCAGTGTCTGACGATCGGACCGAGGTAGAGCGACTCGACAAGGAGTACGTGTTCGGGACGTGGTCGTTCCAGAGCGAAGTCGATCCGACGGAAGTCGTCGGCGGAGAGGGCGTCCGGTTTACGGACGGATCTGGGAACGAATTCATCGACTTCTCGGGTCAACTCATGTGTTCGAACCTCGGGCACTCGGCCGACGCCGTCGCAGATGCGATCGCGGAACAGGCTCGCGAGGGCGCGTACTTCGCGCCCGGGTTCGCGACGGAAGCGCGTGCCCGTCTGGGCGAGAAACTCGCCGACGTGACGCCGGGGAACCTCTCGAAGACGTTCTTCTCGACCAGCGGCACCGAGGCCGTCGAGGCGGCGATCAAGATCGCGCGCATGTACACGGGCAAGCAGAAGATCGTCTCGCGGTACCGCTCTTACCACGGCGCGACGGCCGGCTCGATCAGCGTCACCGGCGATCCCCGTCGGCTGATGGCCGAACCCGGCGTTCCGGGCGCGATCAAAGCGCCCGACCCGTACGCCTACGGCTCGACGCTCGAGCCGATGGAGAGCCTCGAGTACATCGACGAAATGCTGATGCTCGAGGGCGATACGGTCGCGGCCATCGTAGTCGAACCGATCGTCGGTTCGAACGGGATCCTGGTCCCGCCGGAGGAGTACCTGCCGCGGCTGAAGGAGATCGCCCACGAGCACGGCGCGCTCCTGATCTGTGACGAAGTGATGGCCGGCTTCGGCCGCACCGGCGAGTGGTTCGGCTGCGACGTCTTCGACGTCACGCCCGACATCATGACGATGGCGAAGGGCCTCTCGGGAGCGTACGCACCGCTCGGAGCCACGATCGTCACGGACGAGATCGCCGATCACTTCGAGGACGAGATGTTCTGCCACGGCCACACCTATTCGGGCCACCCCGTCGCTTGCGCGGCCGGCCTCGCAGCCATCGAGACCTACGAGGAGGAGAATCTCATCGAACACGCCAGCGAGGTCGGTGACTACCTCGGCGACCGCCTCGAGGAGCTGGCCGAGAATCACCCGAGCGTCGGCGACACGCGCGGCGTCGGGCTCTTCCGCGGGATCGAGCTGACGAAGGACCCGGACGAGCGCGTTCCCTTCGGCGAACGCGAGGACAAGATCTCGACGGGATCGACCGTCGTGGACGAGGTCGCCGCGGCTGCCGGCGAGGAGGGCGTTTACGTCGCGAACATGATCAACACGCTCATCATCGCACCGCCGCTGCCGATCACCGAATCCGACATCGACGAGGCCGTCGCGGCCCTCGATTCGGCCCTCGAGGTCTCCGACGCCGCGATGGACCGCTGA
- a CDS encoding aspartate aminotransferase family protein, which yields MLDESIEPETDTDANIPHWYDPSSTAMTITDGDGTRVVDDEGTEYLDFVSQLYCVNAGHGNQAIVDAMTDQLQDIQYVSSAKRTPARTELSDDLAAVAPDSLSSVSFSVSGSEANELAMTIARDYADAPKVLSRWRSYHGSTYGAGSMTGDPETREPLEAHASTTGAVKFLPPMSYDSPFDADTPAELAEAAADHLEFVIKNEGPDTIAAILTEPIAGTSGAYTAPPGYFERVRELCDEYDILLIVDEVITGFGRCGDWFGIQTEGVEPDMLTFAKGVTSAYAPLAGAMMRPEIAAHVRADGFDIGQTFGGHPVGCAAGLAALEEYADGLIENVQTTESAFAEGLSALERDHDVVADARGRGFLRAVEFADPETGQPFHDPRVDEGDNPVRDVIAEASDRGVLFGAGRPATQLMLAPPLCTTADEIETAIDTLDSAIDAVF from the coding sequence ATGCTCGACGAATCAATCGAACCCGAGACCGACACTGACGCGAACATTCCCCACTGGTACGACCCGTCTTCGACGGCGATGACGATCACCGACGGCGACGGCACGCGCGTCGTCGACGACGAGGGAACGGAGTACCTCGACTTCGTTTCGCAGCTGTACTGCGTCAACGCAGGGCACGGGAACCAGGCGATCGTGGACGCGATGACCGACCAGCTACAGGATATCCAGTACGTCTCGTCGGCGAAGCGGACGCCGGCCCGAACCGAACTGAGCGACGACCTCGCCGCGGTCGCCCCCGACTCACTGTCGAGCGTATCGTTTTCCGTGTCGGGGAGCGAGGCGAACGAACTCGCGATGACGATCGCCCGCGACTACGCGGACGCGCCGAAGGTGCTGTCGCGCTGGCGGTCCTACCACGGCTCCACCTACGGTGCGGGGAGCATGACTGGCGATCCGGAAACGCGCGAGCCACTCGAGGCCCACGCGTCGACGACGGGCGCCGTGAAGTTCCTGCCGCCGATGTCATACGACTCGCCGTTCGACGCGGACACGCCCGCGGAACTCGCCGAAGCCGCGGCCGACCACCTCGAGTTCGTCATCAAAAACGAGGGCCCGGACACGATCGCCGCAATCCTGACCGAGCCGATCGCCGGCACGAGCGGTGCGTACACGGCACCGCCCGGCTACTTCGAGCGGGTCCGGGAGCTCTGCGACGAGTACGATATCCTGCTAATCGTCGACGAAGTGATCACCGGCTTCGGCCGCTGCGGAGACTGGTTCGGCATCCAGACGGAAGGTGTCGAGCCCGACATGCTGACCTTCGCGAAGGGAGTGACGAGCGCGTACGCGCCGCTCGCGGGCGCGATGATGCGACCGGAGATCGCAGCGCACGTCCGAGCGGACGGCTTCGACATCGGACAGACGTTCGGCGGCCACCCGGTCGGCTGCGCCGCCGGCCTCGCCGCCCTCGAGGAGTACGCCGACGGACTGATCGAAAACGTACAGACCACGGAATCCGCGTTCGCCGAGGGCCTCTCGGCGCTCGAGCGCGACCACGACGTCGTCGCCGACGCGAGAGGGAGGGGGTTCCTCCGCGCCGTCGAATTCGCTGACCCAGAGACCGGCCAGCCGTTCCACGACCCGCGGGTCGACGAGGGAGACAACCCGGTACGGGACGTGATCGCCGAGGCGAGCGATCGCGGCGTGCTGTTCGGTGCCGGTCGTCCGGCGACGCAGCTCATGCTCGCACCCCCGCTGTGTACGACCGCCGACGAAATCGAAACCGCGATCGACACGCTCGATTCGGCGATCGACGCCGTCTTCTGA
- a CDS encoding Lrp/AsnC family transcriptional regulator, which translates to MNHTDATTNLDENDLDIIRELEQNDEKNLEELADELDLSKSAIHYRLNQLKDSGVIRNISADIDPHALGMSMVIITEVYVSHESGYADEIGDDLADLPGVQQVFYTMGDVDFMVVSRVQNHEQMNELIDEIVALEGVNETSSRFVMRELKDGNRLLETMSEGMVNRVLETE; encoded by the coding sequence ATGAACCACACCGACGCCACAACGAACCTCGACGAAAACGACCTCGACATCATCCGCGAGCTCGAGCAGAACGACGAGAAAAACCTCGAGGAACTCGCCGACGAACTCGACCTCTCGAAATCGGCGATCCACTACCGGCTGAACCAGTTGAAAGACAGCGGCGTGATACGGAACATCTCCGCGGATATCGACCCCCACGCGCTCGGCATGTCGATGGTCATCATCACCGAGGTGTACGTCTCCCACGAGAGCGGCTACGCCGACGAGATCGGCGACGATCTGGCCGACCTCCCCGGCGTTCAACAGGTGTTCTATACGATGGGCGACGTCGACTTCATGGTCGTGTCTCGCGTCCAGAACCACGAACAGATGAACGAGCTGATCGACGAGATCGTCGCCCTCGAGGGCGTCAACGAGACGTCGTCCCGATTCGTGATGCGCGAACTCAAGGACGGCAACCGGCTCCTGGAGACCATGTCCGAGGGAATGGTCAATCGGGTACTCGAGACCGAGTGA
- a CDS encoding ornithine cyclodeaminase family protein, producing MTDTLFLTSDEVEGLATPAEYVAVVRDGYRQRGEGAPALPRQTFRRENPDGKLTNYSTILPETGAMGGYMYTSGFSGPNAWFVTPLFDAESGEPLALIDGASMNPFKTGAAGAVAVDALARDDATTLAVIGSGAQARGQLHATATVRDLEQVRVFSPTPENRETFAAEFDDHLEASVDAVDSSEAAVSGADIVITATKASDPVFDGEDLEPGTHVTAMGQYTPGRRELDTTTIERATYVPDLRDRVTQDAGSFLAALEAGVVDEDHVHAELGEVVAGTEPSRTSDDEITVFDSGGTGIETVAAAYMLYEKARADGLGTEFPIAPASEALTGRLP from the coding sequence ATGACAGACACACTGTTTCTCACCAGTGACGAAGTCGAAGGGCTCGCAACGCCCGCCGAATACGTCGCCGTCGTCCGGGACGGCTACCGTCAGCGCGGCGAGGGCGCACCGGCGCTGCCGCGACAGACGTTCCGTCGGGAGAACCCCGACGGGAAGCTGACGAACTACTCGACTATCCTGCCCGAGACGGGCGCGATGGGTGGCTACATGTACACGTCCGGCTTTTCGGGGCCGAACGCGTGGTTCGTGACGCCGCTGTTCGACGCCGAGAGCGGCGAACCCCTCGCGCTCATCGATGGCGCGAGCATGAACCCGTTCAAAACCGGGGCGGCTGGTGCCGTCGCCGTCGACGCGCTAGCCCGGGACGACGCGACCACGCTCGCCGTCATCGGCAGCGGCGCGCAGGCGCGCGGTCAACTCCACGCGACGGCGACCGTCCGCGATCTCGAGCAGGTCCGCGTCTTCTCGCCGACGCCCGAAAACAGGGAGACGTTCGCCGCGGAGTTCGACGATCACCTCGAGGCGTCCGTCGACGCGGTCGACTCGAGCGAGGCCGCCGTCTCGGGCGCGGATATCGTGATTACGGCGACGAAAGCGTCCGATCCGGTCTTCGACGGCGAGGACCTCGAGCCCGGCACGCACGTGACGGCGATGGGTCAGTACACTCCCGGTCGGCGCGAACTCGATACGACGACTATCGAGCGTGCGACGTACGTGCCCGACCTCCGCGATCGCGTGACGCAGGACGCGGGCTCGTTCCTGGCGGCCCTCGAGGCGGGCGTCGTCGACGAGGACCACGTCCACGCCGAACTCGGCGAAGTCGTGGCGGGGACCGAGCCCAGCCGGACGAGCGACGACGAGATCACGGTCTTCGACAGCGGCGGCACGGGTATCGAGACGGTCGCTGCCGCCTACATGCTCTACGAAAAGGCGCGCGCGGACGGACTCGGGACGGAGTTCCCCATCGCACCCGCGAGCGAGGCGCTGACCGGTCGACTTCCCTGA
- a CDS encoding Zn-ribbon domain-containing OB-fold protein produces the protein MSWDPRPVPDVTPETERYWTAAAQGELLVRECQDCGLVYHYPRSLCPDCFSERVEWREASGRGEVYSYSTARTMSGWPDDDLPLVLAYVELEEGPRLMTNVDADPSAVEIGTRVAVEFRDVDDAEIAIPVFVPEDG, from the coding sequence ATGAGCTGGGATCCGCGTCCCGTCCCGGACGTGACCCCGGAGACGGAGCGGTACTGGACGGCCGCCGCGCAGGGGGAGCTCCTCGTCCGTGAGTGCCAGGACTGCGGGCTCGTCTACCACTATCCGCGCTCGCTGTGCCCCGACTGCTTCAGCGAGCGCGTCGAGTGGCGCGAGGCGTCGGGCCGCGGCGAGGTGTACTCGTACTCGACCGCCCGAACGATGAGCGGGTGGCCGGACGACGACCTCCCGCTCGTCCTCGCGTACGTGGAACTCGAAGAGGGGCCGCGGCTGATGACGAACGTCGACGCCGATCCGTCAGCAGTCGAGATCGGAACGCGCGTCGCGGTCGAGTTCCGCGACGTCGACGATGCAGAGATCGCGATCCCGGTGTTCGTCCCCGAGGACGGCTGA